In Paraflavitalea devenefica, the following are encoded in one genomic region:
- a CDS encoding META domain-containing protein — protein sequence MQNLLSTGGIVWALLLVGSTTIHTKNNTAFSRASIMADTSLNGEWFLQPVLASDTAAGKYPSIRFNEGKSTFTGHTGCNRMSGTFKRTDTSLVFNERIALTKMVCTGYNEAAFIKALLNTNRYKREDSVLVLMFNQTELSRWTRKPYRAPMSKGT from the coding sequence ATGCAAAATCTGCTTTCAACGGGAGGAATTGTATGGGCGCTGCTGCTGGTTGGCAGCACAACCATCCATACAAAAAACAATACAGCCTTCTCCCGTGCTTCTATTATGGCCGACACCTCCCTGAATGGGGAATGGTTCCTGCAACCGGTACTGGCTTCCGATACAGCTGCCGGTAAGTATCCCTCTATCCGATTCAATGAAGGCAAAAGCACTTTCACCGGTCATACGGGCTGCAACCGCATGAGCGGGACGTTCAAACGTACAGATACCAGCCTTGTCTTCAATGAACGCATAGCACTTACCAAAATGGTCTGTACCGGCTACAATGAAGCGGCTTTTATAAAAGCCCTGCTCAATACCAACCGGTATAAAAGGGAAGATTCCGTATTGGTATTAATGTTTAACCAGACAGAGTTGTCGAGATGGACAAGAAAGCCCTACCGGGCGCCCATGAGTAAGGGAACATAG
- a CDS encoding alpha/beta fold hydrolase — MQHLLLLHGAAGAKDQLLPLAKSLSHDFMVHLLNFSGHGGEAMPGKGWSIALFAQEVVAWLDAQVPAGEPVHVFGYSMGGYVGMYINRHYPGRLAKTVTLATKFHWDEAGAAKEVQLLNGETITKKVPAFAEQLARRHAPQDWKLVLEHTAAMLLAMGKDNPLKPDDYPAITNPCLLLLGDRDKMVPLEETVQVYKQLPAGQLGVLPATGHAIEQANPQYVSFLIKKFIQA; from the coding sequence ATGCAACATTTACTATTACTGCATGGGGCCGCAGGCGCCAAAGATCAATTATTGCCATTGGCCAAAAGCCTCTCCCATGACTTTATGGTTCATCTTCTGAATTTCAGCGGACACGGCGGAGAAGCCATGCCCGGTAAGGGCTGGTCAATCGCATTATTTGCGCAGGAGGTAGTAGCCTGGCTCGATGCGCAGGTACCGGCAGGAGAGCCGGTGCATGTATTTGGTTATAGCATGGGTGGTTATGTGGGCATGTATATTAACCGGCATTACCCGGGCAGACTGGCAAAGACAGTTACGCTGGCCACAAAATTCCACTGGGATGAAGCAGGAGCGGCAAAGGAAGTACAGCTACTGAATGGGGAAACGATCACTAAAAAAGTGCCGGCATTTGCCGAACAACTGGCCCGGCGGCATGCTCCGCAGGACTGGAAGCTGGTGCTGGAGCACACAGCGGCCATGCTATTGGCGATGGGAAAGGACAATCCTTTGAAGCCGGATGACTACCCCGCCATCACCAATCCCTGTTTGCTGCTGCTGGGCGACCGCGACAAGATGGTGCCGCTGGAAGAAACCGTGCAGGTGTATAAGCAGTTGCCGGCAGGGCAGTTGGGCGTATTGCCGGCAACAGGTCATGCCATTGAGCAAGCCAATCCACAATATGTAAGTTTTCTGATAAAGAAATTTATACAGGCATAG
- a CDS encoding M1 family metallopeptidase, translating to MRGLIYTLLLFITLPAVAQTIFSGGLLKPEQANMDVRHYTVALTVNPREQSIDGYTVIDVVLEQPTTALLFDLLNTFKVNKVWVNNKEQVFTHEKDLVHITLPAAIAGKAAIKIQYAGKPRVAVRPPWDGGFQWAKDSTGNDWIAISCQNEGAKIYFPCKDHPSDEPNEGADLLITVPKGLVVAGPGVLQKTTHKKTSSTYHWKTSYTINNYSILFNVGKYKVVSRPYTTVSGNKVPVEFYVLEEHADKAAHHLEVFERSIKMQEKYFGEYPWIKEKIAIAETPHLGMEHQSMNAYGNKFKYMKVGGQDFDWLVHHEFGHEWWGNKVTGKDWGDMWVQEGICSFGDVLFIREAEGEEAYIKRMQQMSLYIQNQKPVVLGTNINSDDAYHGDIYSKGAFFMHTLRYITGDDLFFPAIKKFATDARYTYDNLVTTDDVEQFFSRESGTNLKPLFDFYLRTTQKLDIRVKQTKDTSYLVQLVNYDGALPLDIGTNNGTKRMTVDKKGITVNSQTPPVIDAKTFYLKRVIFE from the coding sequence ATGCGTGGCCTTATTTATACGCTGTTACTATTTATTACGCTCCCTGCGGTTGCTCAAACCATTTTTTCCGGTGGCCTGTTGAAACCAGAACAGGCCAATATGGATGTGCGGCATTATACAGTAGCATTAACCGTTAACCCCCGCGAACAATCCATTGACGGATATACGGTGATAGACGTTGTATTGGAACAGCCAACGACTGCTTTATTGTTTGACTTGTTGAATACCTTTAAAGTGAATAAGGTTTGGGTGAATAATAAAGAACAGGTTTTCACCCATGAAAAAGACCTGGTCCATATTACGCTGCCTGCGGCAATAGCTGGCAAAGCAGCTATAAAAATTCAATATGCCGGCAAGCCGCGTGTGGCAGTAAGACCTCCCTGGGACGGCGGATTTCAATGGGCCAAAGACTCCACCGGCAATGACTGGATTGCGATCAGTTGCCAGAATGAGGGAGCCAAGATCTATTTCCCCTGTAAAGACCATCCCTCTGATGAGCCCAATGAAGGAGCAGATCTCCTGATTACCGTTCCCAAAGGACTGGTAGTGGCCGGGCCGGGTGTTTTACAAAAAACAACGCATAAAAAAACCAGCTCCACGTATCACTGGAAAACAAGCTATACCATCAATAATTACAGTATCCTTTTCAATGTGGGAAAATACAAAGTGGTAAGCCGCCCGTACACCACGGTCAGTGGCAATAAAGTGCCTGTTGAATTTTATGTACTGGAAGAACATGCCGATAAGGCAGCGCACCACCTGGAGGTATTTGAACGCAGCATCAAAATGCAGGAAAAGTATTTTGGCGAGTATCCATGGATAAAAGAAAAGATCGCCATTGCCGAAACGCCGCACCTGGGCATGGAGCACCAGTCTATGAATGCGTATGGAAATAAGTTTAAATATATGAAAGTGGGAGGGCAGGATTTTGACTGGCTGGTGCACCATGAATTTGGTCATGAATGGTGGGGCAATAAAGTAACCGGTAAAGACTGGGGCGATATGTGGGTGCAGGAAGGCATCTGCAGTTTTGGCGATGTGCTGTTTATCCGGGAGGCGGAAGGCGAGGAAGCCTATATTAAAAGAATGCAGCAAATGAGCCTGTACATACAAAATCAGAAACCGGTGGTATTAGGCACCAATATTAATTCAGATGATGCCTATCACGGGGACATTTACAGCAAGGGCGCTTTCTTTATGCATACGTTACGGTACATAACAGGTGATGACCTGTTTTTCCCGGCCATCAAAAAGTTTGCTACCGACGCGCGCTATACGTACGATAACCTGGTAACCACCGATGATGTGGAGCAGTTCTTCAGCCGGGAATCAGGTACCAACCTGAAACCATTGTTTGATTTCTACCTGCGCACGACCCAAAAGCTGGACATCAGGGTGAAGCAAACAAAAGATACCAGCTACCTGGTGCAATTGGTAAATTATGACGGCGCCCTGCCGCTTGATATTGGTACCAATAATGGCACAAAACGAATGACAGTGGATAAGAAAGGAATTACCGTAAACAGCCAAACCCCGCCGGTCATTGATGCAAAGACTTTTTATCTGAAGCGGGTAATTTTTGAGTAG
- a CDS encoding ATP-dependent helicase, with the protein MQDYLKELNERQREAVLHIKGPLMIVAGAGSGKTKVLTTRIAHLMNSGVDAFNILALTFTNKAAKEMKERIEKILGNSEARNLYVGTFHSVFARILRSEAHHLGYPNNFTIYDTDDAKSVVKTVVNEMNLDDKHYKPSTVYNRISSAKNALVGPVEYANDYAIQQEDLRGNRPAIAQIYDAYVKRCFKNGAMDFDDLLMKFYELLKHFPESLSKYQRKFKYILIDEYQDTNPAQYEIIKLLGAMNENVCVVGDDAQSIYSFRGATIQNILQFQKDYDDAHVVMLEQNYRSSKSILNVANEVIKNNKGQIPKALWTENTEGEKIRLVRTMTDNDEGKYVADTIQEQKLRNHYNNRDFAILYRTNAQSRAFEEALRRMNIAYTIFGGMSFYQRKEIKDFVAYLRIIINSKDEEALKRIINFPARGIGKTTVDKAVLAANQQNISMWEVLERAREFGFKAGTLEAIENFVTMIQSFASMLKNKNAYEVAVHVGKQTNIVKELFNDKSTEGVARYENIQELLNSIKEWVDTQQTLAQIDEEGTMLETSENEAAGSGEITLGAYLQQITLLTDADDKDPNADTVKLMTIHAAKGLEFGCVFAAGLEEMLFPNGLAVNTREELEEERRLFYVVITRAKQKLWITYANTRYRFGSLVQNEPSRFIDELPEQYLDRSYAGSGFKNQGFAGRNNTSAFDRMNGGGWGAGGRQSAADAEKRYGPAPTKKPAVPSYVTPKPQNKAVDHVPSPDFVASDTSNLQEGQRVEHQKFGFGVVTKMEGSAHNPVATVKFDMNGEKKIMLNYAKLRIIQ; encoded by the coding sequence ATGCAAGACTATTTAAAAGAGTTGAACGAGCGGCAGCGCGAAGCTGTCCTGCATATCAAGGGGCCCCTGATGATCGTGGCCGGCGCCGGCAGTGGTAAAACCAAGGTACTCACCACTCGCATTGCCCACCTCATGAACTCGGGGGTAGATGCTTTTAATATCCTGGCGCTCACCTTTACCAATAAGGCCGCCAAGGAAATGAAAGAGCGGATCGAGAAGATCCTCGGCAACTCCGAAGCCCGTAACCTGTACGTAGGTACTTTCCACAGCGTATTCGCCCGCATCCTGCGCAGCGAAGCGCACCACCTGGGCTATCCCAATAATTTTACTATTTACGATACAGACGATGCCAAGAGCGTAGTGAAGACGGTGGTCAATGAAATGAACCTGGACGACAAGCATTATAAACCTTCTACTGTTTATAACCGTATTTCCAGCGCCAAGAATGCACTGGTAGGTCCGGTAGAATACGCCAACGACTATGCCATCCAGCAGGAAGACCTGCGGGGTAACCGTCCGGCCATCGCCCAGATCTATGACGCCTATGTAAAGCGCTGCTTTAAGAATGGCGCCATGGACTTTGATGACCTGTTGATGAAGTTTTATGAGCTGCTCAAACACTTCCCCGAATCACTCAGCAAGTACCAGCGGAAGTTCAAATACATTCTCATTGATGAGTACCAGGATACCAACCCGGCCCAGTATGAGATCATCAAGCTGCTGGGCGCTATGAATGAGAATGTGTGCGTGGTAGGAGATGATGCGCAAAGTATCTATAGCTTCCGGGGCGCCACGATTCAGAATATTCTCCAGTTCCAGAAGGATTATGATGATGCCCATGTAGTAATGCTGGAGCAAAATTACCGCAGCTCAAAAAGCATCCTCAACGTAGCCAACGAGGTCATTAAAAATAACAAGGGACAAATTCCCAAAGCCCTGTGGACAGAGAACACTGAAGGGGAGAAGATCAGGCTGGTGCGTACGATGACCGATAATGACGAAGGGAAATATGTGGCTGATACCATCCAGGAACAAAAGCTGCGCAATCATTACAATAACCGCGACTTTGCCATCCTGTACCGTACCAACGCACAAAGCCGTGCTTTTGAAGAAGCACTGCGCCGGATGAATATTGCTTATACCATCTTCGGAGGTATGAGCTTCTACCAGCGCAAGGAAATTAAAGACTTTGTGGCTTACCTGCGGATCATCATCAATTCCAAAGATGAAGAAGCACTGAAACGTATTATCAATTTCCCGGCGAGGGGAATTGGTAAAACAACGGTGGATAAAGCTGTACTGGCTGCCAACCAACAGAATATTTCCATGTGGGAAGTGTTGGAGCGGGCACGTGAATTTGGTTTCAAGGCCGGTACACTGGAAGCTATTGAGAACTTCGTCACCATGATCCAGAGCTTTGCCAGTATGTTGAAGAATAAAAACGCTTATGAGGTGGCGGTGCATGTAGGCAAGCAAACCAATATTGTAAAAGAACTGTTCAACGATAAGAGCACCGAAGGTGTAGCGCGCTACGAAAACATCCAGGAGCTATTGAACTCCATCAAGGAATGGGTAGATACGCAACAAACACTGGCGCAGATAGATGAAGAAGGTACCATGCTCGAAACATCGGAGAATGAAGCGGCCGGTAGCGGTGAAATTACCCTGGGCGCTTACCTGCAGCAGATCACCTTGCTGACAGATGCCGATGATAAAGATCCCAATGCGGATACAGTGAAGCTCATGACCATCCACGCTGCCAAAGGCCTGGAGTTCGGTTGTGTATTTGCCGCCGGCCTGGAAGAAATGCTTTTCCCCAACGGCCTTGCCGTGAATACCCGGGAAGAACTGGAAGAAGAACGCCGGTTATTTTATGTGGTGATCACACGGGCCAAGCAGAAGCTCTGGATCACTTACGCCAATACCCGCTATCGCTTTGGATCGCTGGTGCAGAATGAGCCCAGCCGTTTCATAGATGAACTGCCCGAACAATACCTCGACCGCAGTTATGCCGGCAGCGGCTTCAAAAACCAGGGATTTGCCGGCCGTAATAATACCAGTGCTTTTGATCGTATGAATGGCGGAGGATGGGGCGCCGGTGGCAGGCAGTCTGCTGCCGATGCGGAAAAGAGATACGGCCCCGCGCCCACCAAGAAACCTGCTGTTCCTTCTTATGTAACACCCAAGCCGCAAAATAAAGCAGTAGACCATGTGCCCAGTCCCGACTTTGTGGCCAGCGATACTTCCAACTTACAGGAAGGTCAGCGGGTAGAGCACCAGAAGTTTGGCTTTGGTGTAGTTACCAAAATGGAAGGCTCTGCGCACAACCCGGTGGCTACCGTGAAGTTTGACATGAACGGTGAAAAGAAGATCATGCTCAATTACGCCAAGCTGCGTATTATTCAATAA
- a CDS encoding OmpA family protein produces MYLRQALLVALAPVVLFSCVSTKKFKAEQAKYTTLNDSYAKLQNDLKACEDQKAEEARKKAALQTEIDNLNKQIAFLKENNTQALKQLQDLSVISSAQAESIKKSMENIGAKDSYIQTLQQQMARKDSLNMALVMNLKGAIGNLDDKDINIKVDKGVVYIDISDKLLFKTGKYDVTEEAKVVLGKVATVLKNQPDIEFMVEGHTDNVPFARGVLLDNWDLSVKRATSVVRILQNQYGLDPAKMSAAGRGEYSPLMPNDSPESKAANRRTRIVILPQLDQFFKLLERK; encoded by the coding sequence ATGTACCTCAGACAAGCTTTGTTAGTTGCATTAGCCCCTGTAGTGCTGTTTTCCTGCGTCAGCACCAAAAAATTTAAAGCAGAACAGGCCAAATACACAACGTTAAACGATTCTTACGCCAAATTGCAAAATGATCTTAAAGCCTGTGAAGATCAGAAAGCAGAAGAAGCCCGTAAGAAGGCGGCCCTGCAAACTGAAATTGACAACCTCAACAAGCAAATCGCTTTCCTGAAAGAAAACAATACACAGGCCTTAAAACAATTGCAGGACCTGTCTGTAATATCCAGCGCACAGGCTGAAAGCATTAAGAAATCAATGGAAAACATCGGCGCCAAAGATTCTTATATCCAGACTTTACAGCAACAAATGGCCCGGAAAGATTCACTGAACATGGCATTGGTGATGAACCTGAAAGGCGCCATCGGCAACCTGGATGACAAAGACATCAACATCAAGGTTGACAAAGGTGTAGTATACATTGATATTTCTGATAAACTCTTATTCAAAACCGGTAAGTACGATGTAACGGAAGAAGCCAAAGTGGTGCTGGGTAAAGTAGCTACTGTATTGAAAAATCAACCCGATATCGAATTCATGGTAGAAGGTCATACCGACAATGTACCCTTTGCCCGTGGCGTATTGCTCGACAACTGGGACCTGAGCGTTAAGCGTGCTACTTCTGTAGTAAGGATCCTCCAGAATCAGTATGGTCTGGATCCCGCGAAAATGTCTGCAGCCGGTCGTGGCGAATACTCTCCGCTGATGCCTAATGATTCTCCTGAAAGCAAAGCGGCCAACCGTCGTACAAGGATCGTTATCCTGCCCCAGTTGGATCAGTTCTTCAAACTGCTCGAAAGGAAATAG
- a CDS encoding helix-turn-helix transcriptional regulator, whose translation MQHVEFFHRDHFEHNYHRTPPPAALSHFIDFIWETDFGHLWQAYPEGFSDALFPNIGYTYLVNLGTPFVMQVADQFFDMRSDGFLPRHRSIECYHRPGNQLFGIKFKISPVLFLKKVNFAEYREYIFPLSYLVDQSLIDAIKTATSFDERVRIISNYYQPIIRAHAGTLQEVHIVTEILDRCFKDNDFKTTIEALAAQYNISTRTLQRYFERATSISSKNALQIMRIRKAAAHIASSPDTFHYSIYGYYDHSHFYKHLKQFLQKSTLQNLRPHLQLLQALHKKPRANGM comes from the coding sequence GTGCAGCACGTAGAATTTTTCCATAGAGACCATTTTGAGCATAACTACCACCGTACGCCTCCGCCGGCGGCTTTGAGCCATTTCATTGATTTTATCTGGGAAACGGATTTCGGGCATTTATGGCAGGCTTATCCGGAAGGCTTCTCTGACGCTTTATTTCCCAATATTGGTTATACCTACCTGGTAAACCTGGGTACGCCCTTTGTGATGCAGGTGGCCGATCAGTTTTTCGATATGCGATCCGATGGCTTTTTACCCCGCCACCGGAGCATTGAATGCTATCACCGGCCGGGCAACCAGTTATTTGGTATCAAGTTTAAAATATCTCCGGTGTTATTCCTCAAGAAGGTAAACTTTGCCGAATACCGGGAATATATCTTTCCACTCAGCTACCTGGTTGATCAATCACTGATCGACGCTATTAAGACCGCCACCTCCTTTGATGAAAGGGTAAGGATCATCAGCAACTATTACCAGCCTATCATCAGGGCACATGCAGGTACCCTGCAGGAAGTACATATTGTTACTGAGATCCTTGACCGGTGCTTTAAAGACAATGATTTTAAGACTACCATTGAGGCGCTGGCGGCACAATACAACATCTCCACCCGTACTTTACAGCGCTATTTTGAACGGGCCACCAGCATCAGCAGTAAAAATGCCCTGCAGATCATGCGCATCCGCAAAGCGGCTGCCCATATCGCCAGTTCTCCCGATACCTTTCATTATTCGATTTATGGCTATTATGATCACAGTCATTTCTATAAACACCTGAAACAGTTCCTCCAAAAAAGCACCTTGCAAAACCTGCGGCCGCATCTACAACTGTTGCAGGCCCTGCACAAAAAGCCGCGTGCCAATGGCATGTGA
- a CDS encoding Na+/H+ antiporter yields the protein MLQNNLLLIISLLFVVSMLSMLSDKLRISYPILLVIAGLLIGFIPGVPAIKLEPDLVFIIFLPPLLYAAAWNTSWNDFWRHRRPIGLLAFGLVVFTATAIAFISNALIPGFTLSLGFLLGGIISPPDAIAATSVLQQLKVPKRITTILEGESLINDASSLIVFRFALAAISTGHFVLWEAGVDFLLVAVMGIVIGLAIAHIVYAIHRWLPTTPSIDTAITLISPYLMYIAAEHFHFSGVLAVVSGGLFLSFRSHEVFSYNTRIQAVSVWETLVFLLNGVVFIMIGLELPYIINELEDNSLLSAIWHAVIISLATIVIRIIWVFPGAYLPRVLSKRIRENETRPNWKSVFITGWSGMRGVVSLASALAVPITLAKDQAFPYRNLILFITFVVILFTLVIQGLSLPWLIRVLKIEAPESEAHHEHAIRLRMANAVLDMLEKSYREESSTIEAFVRLKERYTRMAEIANSRLQQDEKAQLSGSFIPQYRKMLLEAVEVRRAELQKMTRHKEFPDELLRKREAELDLEEARLRK from the coding sequence ATGCTTCAGAATAATCTACTGCTTATCATTTCCCTGTTGTTTGTTGTTTCCATGTTGTCCATGCTGAGTGATAAACTGCGGATCTCTTATCCTATTTTACTGGTGATTGCCGGTTTGCTGATCGGGTTCATACCCGGCGTCCCTGCCATTAAACTGGAACCCGACCTGGTATTTATTATTTTCCTGCCACCCTTATTATATGCTGCAGCCTGGAATACTTCCTGGAATGATTTCTGGCGGCACCGGCGCCCCATAGGGTTACTGGCCTTTGGGTTGGTTGTTTTTACTGCTACGGCTATAGCTTTCATCTCCAATGCGCTCATTCCGGGGTTTACGCTGAGCCTGGGCTTCCTGCTGGGCGGCATTATTTCGCCACCCGATGCCATTGCAGCTACAAGTGTTTTACAACAACTGAAAGTACCCAAACGGATCACTACGATCCTTGAAGGAGAGAGCCTGATCAACGATGCCTCCAGCTTAATTGTATTCCGCTTTGCACTGGCGGCTATTTCTACCGGGCATTTTGTATTATGGGAAGCCGGCGTTGATTTTCTGCTGGTAGCGGTCATGGGCATTGTTATTGGACTGGCCATTGCCCATATCGTGTATGCGATCCACCGGTGGCTACCCACCACACCCAGTATTGATACGGCTATTACACTCATATCTCCCTACCTCATGTACATAGCCGCGGAACATTTCCATTTTTCAGGCGTATTGGCAGTAGTGAGTGGCGGACTATTCCTTTCCTTCCGCTCCCATGAGGTCTTTTCCTATAATACCCGGATACAGGCGGTGAGTGTTTGGGAAACCCTGGTCTTCCTGCTGAATGGCGTAGTGTTTATTATGATCGGCCTGGAATTGCCTTATATCATCAATGAGCTGGAAGACAACTCCCTGCTAAGCGCCATCTGGCATGCGGTGATCATTAGCCTGGCCACCATTGTCATCCGGATCATCTGGGTATTTCCCGGCGCCTATTTACCCCGGGTATTGAGCAAAAGGATCAGGGAAAACGAGACAAGGCCCAACTGGAAATCAGTATTCATCACAGGATGGAGTGGTATGCGTGGCGTGGTTTCACTGGCTTCTGCGCTGGCAGTACCCATTACTTTGGCCAAAGACCAGGCATTTCCGTACCGCAACCTTATTTTGTTTATCACCTTTGTAGTGATCCTGTTTACCCTCGTAATACAGGGGTTAAGCCTTCCCTGGCTGATCAGGGTATTGAAAATTGAAGCGCCGGAATCAGAAGCGCATCATGAACATGCGATCCGTTTGCGGATGGCCAATGCTGTACTGGACATGCTGGAGAAATCCTACCGGGAAGAATCTTCTACTATTGAAGCCTTCGTACGGCTGAAAGAACGGTATACACGGATGGCCGAAATTGCCAACAGCAGGCTGCAACAGGATGAGAAAGCGCAACTGAGCGGTTCTTTTATTCCCCAATACCGGAAAATGTTACTGGAAGCGGTGGAAGTGCGGAGGGCCGAATTGCAAAAGATGACCCGGCATAAGGAATTCCCCGATGAACTGCTGCGGAAAAGAGAGGCGGAATTAGATCTTGAAGAGGCGCGTTTGAGAAAATAG
- a CDS encoding helix-turn-helix domain-containing protein has translation MSGTDTSNEQFQLAARFVNQTSRHLFLTGKAGTGKTTFLRYIQQNSFKKMAVVAPTGVAAINAGGVTMHSFFQLPFGPFIPIKQGGWNNPATEVTDQHSLFKNIRFNNAKRELLRELELLVIDEVSMVRADMLDAIDTILRHFRRQPLLPFGGVQVLYIGDLFQLPPVVGNDEWDNILRHHYASPFFFDAHVIKEAPPVYLELKKIYRQNEAAFISILNNLRNNVAGADDLEELHRHYYPGFVPDEDDHYITLTSHNYKADKINQYQLARLLGEVYEFKGEIKGDFNEKALPAEMILQLKVGAQVMFIKNDKGEFRRYFNGKLATIQAIAKDKITVSFPGEDLELELEKETWKNIRYNYNKEKDSIDEEELGTFKQYPIRLAWAITIHKSQGLTFQKAIIDAGESFAPGQVYVALSRLTSMEGLILYSRIQPHCISTDERVITFTRSELEADELQQQLQQERKAFVSRSLLQSFDWSKLMAAWDAHFEGYEERQIPEKNTAVIRARTMLARIVEQQQVAQKFVRQLEQLILATETDGYQGLQQRLQAATGYFVKQLEEASGTLQQHIDEVRVKPRVKKYVQELQELKLLFQRKKQLLEQALQVANALANGVPADELLQMVEDQKKAAVTTIKETTAASSGTKPKKGETKMISLQFFKEGKNMAEIAILRGMAQSTIESHLTHFIATGEIDIKDIVPEDKIIPILEALEETGGTASTPVKEKLGDAYSYGEIRAVMQYRNRLQQEKI, from the coding sequence ATGTCAGGTACAGATACTTCGAATGAGCAATTTCAACTTGCTGCACGGTTTGTGAACCAAACCAGTCGCCACCTCTTTCTGACAGGTAAAGCGGGAACAGGTAAAACAACTTTTCTGCGCTATATTCAGCAGAACAGCTTTAAGAAAATGGCTGTGGTGGCCCCTACCGGCGTAGCTGCCATCAATGCCGGCGGCGTTACCATGCACTCCTTTTTTCAATTGCCTTTTGGTCCCTTCATTCCTATCAAACAGGGCGGATGGAATAACCCGGCCACAGAAGTAACCGACCAACACAGTTTATTTAAAAATATCCGCTTCAATAATGCCAAACGGGAACTATTGCGCGAACTGGAGCTGCTGGTCATTGATGAGGTGAGTATGGTACGTGCCGATATGCTGGATGCCATAGATACCATCTTACGCCATTTCCGCCGCCAGCCCCTGCTTCCTTTTGGTGGTGTACAGGTATTGTACATTGGCGACCTCTTCCAGTTGCCCCCTGTAGTGGGTAATGACGAATGGGACAATATATTACGGCACCATTATGCCAGTCCTTTTTTCTTTGATGCACACGTAATTAAAGAGGCGCCACCGGTATACCTGGAACTGAAAAAGATCTACCGGCAAAATGAAGCGGCTTTTATCAGCATCCTGAATAACCTGCGTAATAATGTTGCCGGTGCAGACGACCTGGAAGAATTACACAGACACTATTATCCCGGATTTGTGCCGGACGAGGATGACCATTACATCACCCTCACCTCACACAATTATAAGGCAGATAAGATTAACCAATACCAATTGGCCAGACTGCTGGGAGAGGTATATGAGTTCAAAGGCGAGATCAAAGGCGATTTCAATGAGAAGGCATTGCCGGCTGAAATGATCCTGCAACTGAAAGTAGGCGCGCAGGTAATGTTCATTAAAAATGATAAGGGGGAGTTCAGGCGGTACTTTAATGGCAAGCTGGCCACTATCCAGGCGATTGCGAAGGATAAGATCACCGTATCGTTCCCGGGTGAGGACCTGGAGCTGGAATTGGAAAAGGAGACCTGGAAGAATATCCGGTATAATTACAATAAAGAAAAGGATAGTATTGACGAGGAAGAGCTGGGCACTTTTAAACAATACCCCATCCGGCTCGCCTGGGCCATCACCATCCACAAAAGCCAGGGGCTCACTTTTCAAAAAGCCATCATAGATGCCGGAGAATCCTTCGCACCAGGGCAGGTATACGTAGCCCTGAGCCGGCTTACCTCTATGGAAGGGCTGATCCTCTATTCCCGTATTCAGCCGCATTGCATCAGTACCGACGAACGGGTGATCACTTTTACCCGGTCGGAACTGGAAGCAGATGAATTGCAACAACAGCTACAACAGGAAAGAAAAGCATTCGTGAGTCGCTCCCTGCTGCAATCTTTTGATTGGTCGAAGTTAATGGCCGCCTGGGATGCCCATTTTGAAGGCTATGAAGAAAGACAGATTCCGGAAAAAAATACGGCTGTGATCCGGGCGAGGACCATGCTGGCCAGGATCGTGGAGCAGCAGCAGGTGGCGCAGAAGTTCGTTCGCCAGCTGGAGCAGTTGATCCTGGCAACAGAAACAGATGGCTACCAGGGGCTGCAGCAACGATTGCAGGCAGCTACCGGTTATTTTGTCAAGCAACTGGAAGAAGCATCCGGTACCCTGCAGCAACACATTGATGAAGTACGGGTGAAGCCACGGGTAAAAAAATATGTGCAGGAATTGCAGGAGTTGAAACTACTGTTCCAACGGAAAAAACAATTGCTGGAACAGGCATTACAGGTAGCCAACGCATTGGCCAATGGCGTGCCGGCTGATGAACTGTTGCAAATGGTGGAAGATCAGAAGAAGGCTGCAGTAACAACAATAAAAGAAACTACAGCGGCGTCATCCGGTACAAAACCCAAAAAGGGTGAAACCAAAATGATCAGCCTGCAATTCTTCAAAGAAGGTAAAAACATGGCGGAGATAGCTATCCTGAGAGGCATGGCACAGAGTACCATAGAAAGTCACCTGACCCATTTCATAGCCACCGGTGAAATAGATATTAAAGACATAGTGCCTGAAGATAAAATTATACCCATCCTCGAAGCGCTGGAAGAAACCGGCGGCACTGCCAGCACACCGGTAAAAGAAAAATTGGGCGACGCCTATTCCTACGGGGAAATAAGAGCCGTTATGCAATACCGCAACAGGCTGCAACAGGAAAAAATATAA